The genomic region AGCACTGTGTTTTACCTTCCTGTGCTCAGAGACCAGGTAGCGCATCTCCAGCTCCAGCTGATTGCTGGCAGCAGCAGAATCCACAGACGGGGCACAGAGTGGAGGCAGAGGGGGCAGAGAGGTGGTGGAGCCTGGGGCGCAAACAGACTTCAGAGCCTCTTCGCTCATCGCCTTCCACCGAGACTGATTCTGcagggaaagaaagagggggggggggaaacagGCATTTAGCTGATCCAGGCTTATGTTTTCTGTTCACACAGTAGAACCCCTACACCAGTGGTCAGCAATAGGCGGCCCGTGGGCCAGAaccggcccgccagcaataatatctggcccagcGGCCAGATTgttttgatagcagaaaaataaaaacatacataaattgatagcggctggtgctgaaacagatctcagtcataacagcaacagttactcacataatcacttcctcttaagtgattgtgcctccaaaataaaagcggcaatgctttatgtcgagtttattgagagcttttactttgaagagttctgaaggacattcaaaagagtctctggcttgcttgacacacctctgaaaaagctatcagtaaatgtgtgattggattcccctgaatttcctcagggaaattaaaataagcgtccataggtttatgaatgcggatcaaatgccgggacgcgcacacacacaccgcagctttattgtgagcatgtgcaaaagttcttataatcaatttgtttaacaagggagaaaaaatattaacactTAGGTGGAATCGATCTTACAACTTGCCTAACAGGAGTCCCGCACAGTACCGACAGAGCTAAAACGTGCACAtgagaaaacaaagaattaaaataagttgactttgttctggcctgccatgtaacggcttgaaaaaatttggcccgatgccagacttatttgccgagcCCTGCCCTACACTGTGACCACTGGGGGTTTGCCTTGCTTTAGGGCGACATGGCAGGACAGCAGGTGCTAATGAATGCAACTGTCGCAGATTAATTTTCCATACCCACAAACTGGCGTCTGATGACTGAAGCTGATGACCATTCACTCACAAGGCCACTGCTCTCTGCTCCAGGCTACCTCTGCCCTCTGTCTGACCTAAAATCACCGCTATCTGTCTGATTACTATTTGATTAGATCTTCTTTGGCCAATGTAATATTCAGTATAAATGAGACTTTCCTACTAAAACGAATTTCACCAAACACTGACCCTGGCTATAACACAATACCTGCCAAACTAAAACAACGTGAGCAGTCAGCGTAATGACTTTTCAGTGGCACATTTTTTAACACTAAAGAGCCTTAATACCTACTGTAATAAATACATCCATGGAgcttgaaatataaataaaatggatttaaTCAGGGTGACGGTTCCCACCCCACCTATCCAGTGACAGTGGTGGAGGAGGGACATCATTCTCTTACCTGGAAGTCAAAGACACAGAGCTCCACAGCATCGGAGGGCTGGCAGTTGGCCAGGAAGGTCTGGTGGTTAAAGACACAGCCCACAGTGCGGTAGGGGGAGGAGGGTTTGGGCTGGGGGGCCAGGGGTGGGGCATCTGGGTCAATGGCTTGATGCAGGTATCTGACCATAAGAATCGGACATCAAGGCTAATCAGTGTCAttacaaaacacagagacaatGTTAGAAAATTACAATGTACATAAAGTCATGACTTAAGTAGTGATAAAATATCCTATCACTCTATTAAATAGCTCCCAGAGTCATGGTGGGGAACATCTAGCTGTAAGCACAGACCTAGTTTATCTCACTGACTTACTGTGCATTGAGGGTTCAGGTATTCTTACGGCTATGTACATGCACCAATGTATAAGAAGCAGGCCTGTGGTGTCCTTGCGAAAATATTGTACAAAAGATCTGAAATCAAGTCTGTCTCCATCCCAGAACTTGATAATCAAATTAGTGATTATCCAAAATGTAATCAACTGCTCCTTGGCCCAGAGCCTGGCCACCAAATTTCATGGAAATCCATTCATGGGATTCTGAGACATCCTGCTGACAAACTTTCAAATAAGCTAACTGAGGCcaaaacaaggggaaaaaagccCTCTGTAGTTGAAATGATTTCTTAGATTTCAATAATGTGCTGTATTTCCtcatatgtccaacctgctggAACTATTCTGACAGTACACAGCACTGTTGTTGTTTAATTTCTAGTTTGATGCCAGGGGGACAGGGAGCAGTAACAGCAGCTGTGTTACATACGTTATCAGGTATCTGgataacaacaaaaaaggggaggggggtgggggacctGTGAGCTGTCAAACTCTCCCAGAAGGTGATGCTCCCATCAGTGCCACGGGTCAGGACCCAGGTGTGTGGCATTCCCTTGGCTTTGGTGCCCACACACACGTACGCATCCAGGCCAAAGCCCAGCAGGAGGCTGCACAGCAGGGTGGCGTGATCCTCACAGTCCCCCtggggagaacagacagagttTGGATTATGGAAACATCATGTTTAGTGTTTAGAGTTCTCTTAGCCTTAATAAAAGGCCaagacacttttgtttttaacattaaagTCAGCTGTACTTCAAGAGCAACaggacgtttttttttttttttatatcctggTTCAGTTGAGGTAATACACATCTCCAGGGCTGCAAAGTTATGACAGATTCTTTGAACCCTGGTGTGACTTTCAGACTTTCACAGAGCTCCATTCACAGAAGCTCATGAGGTGTGGTTGAAAGCTCCAAAAAGCTTTCCTTGGTGAATGCTCAAGCAagcctctttgtttttcttggagGCTTAATGATCAAAAATAGTATTTTAGTATTAGCATCTTGAATCATTACAATTTTATTCTACAAATATTCTTGAAATATAATAACTTTGACCCAAAATATTAATGTCTTATCTTAAAATATAACAACCTTATTCCAGAAATACGACTTCTTTCTCAAAAtattaatcttttattttaaaaaacttgAGGATAAAGACTTCTATCttgaattataataaataaatcatataaTAAAAGCGAAttcaaaaatagattttttcaCAAGGTATTACGATTTTATTCTCAAAATATTGCAACTTTTCTCCTCCTAAATTGGCCCTAATACTCTGTAAAAATGCACGTGCAATGTTGTGCATTCAAATTTAGCTCGACTCTCTAATGAAATTAGAactgttttgttaaaatattcatATGTGAAAAACAGTAAAGTGTGACCCCTGTCTGAGACAAATTCATCATCTACACTGTGATCGTATGGGGTAACTTTGACGTATTTTAAGTCACTATTTGTAGTCAGAAGAACAGATTTAGTGCTGTTTTCACGCTATCCTCGCTGCTGGTCTAATTCATCATGTCACTACAACAGTCtgtttaaacagaaacacaatatCCTGTTCTTACTGCACTATTAGCCTTTCTCAGAAGTGTtgaacacacacaagaaaagcCTACTGGAGAGGAAATAAGCTCTGTAGTCATCAAATTGTCCATGACAGTAAGCAACTCTTATTTCACTCGTACAACTTTTCCAGTTAAGCGGCCTGGGTTGAGCTGGGGGCTTGTAATGCTGCTGCTCGCTTGGCTCAGGCTTCGGGCAAGTCAGAATGATAGATGTTCTCCAGAAGTGCTAATATGGACGGCAGCATCGAAACGGGCTGGGGACTGATGAGGCTAAATTAATTTTCCCTGGAATGAAACTCATAAATCACAGCTGACAGGGCACTCTTTGTGAGAGGTGTGTTGGGTCTGTCTTGCCAGCCGCtcacagaggagacagagaggaacatTTATCCTGTGGTGGCCTGGGAAATTCCCCAATTCCTATCTAGCTGAGAGATGAAAATGCATCAGTCAGTCCACCCTGCACAGATCCTTCTTTCTCAGAAATGACACTATCGCAGCGCCTTGGTAGCTGAATGGTTACCTTTGTTGCACGTCATCCCCCTCTCTCGCCCTGTCTACCTCACCACCTGTCACTATCACGTAAAGGCAAAGaatgcataaaaacaaaaaggaaatgaCACAATTACTTGTGCTCAGAAATGCAGACGCAGCTGACCAGAGAGTACCGCATTGTAAGAATGTAAACATAATGAGTGATAGGGAAAGGAAACTGTCTTGACTTTAAAGCGTTATTTAAACCATTCATCTATGTTTTAGGTGATCTTGTTATTAAATATGGTTCCTTCCTGAAGAATgttctttaaaataaagtaatttaagtTGGACTTTTTTATTGCCGGTTACCGCTGCTTAGTCGTAACGgatatattctgtattttgtttgtaCTCCTTGTCATGTAACCGTGGtcttgaataaataaatctgaatctAAACGTAAAGTGGCTCCATCAGACTGCAGTGCAGCAATTCAGCAGCGGCTCCAAAGCAATCCAAGAATAGGTCTAAACGTTGCGTCGGAAAAAATGTCCACGTCACATTTAGAGTTCATGGACTTGGCAAGTGACGAGATCAGCGTAATCATCATCCCCATTCCCAGGCTGGAGTGTTTGTGCAGAGAAAATATTACAATGTGATGTgatggaaatgttttgttttatctccACTAAATGGCTGCAGGTTTAAACTGCTGCACTGTGCTGAAAACAAAGGTTGTTTGTCAAGTTGCTGTCTTGACTGTGTGTCTTGAGTTTCGTGTTGCAGTGTTTTTCTCCTTGTAGTGATTCTGATGATTGGATGAAGAagcatgcattttttttttttttaatggaaacaTGGTTTGGACTTTGTATTCTCAAAACAGGGCTGTTGTTTGTGGACTGGACTGAATTATCTCCATTGGTCAAATAAACAACACGCAAACTTCACTCCACTACTTATTAGTAGTGTTATTATTTCCAGAATGATGTACTCTTAGATATGCCCAAACTGCTTGGACAGTCTGACAGACCAAAGGAATAGTTATACTAATAATAACAGTGCTATTAAAGAGAGGCCAAATGGAGAATCTGGCCGACTGCCTTGCACTTACTCAAAGACAGCATATCACAAACTAGATATTAAATCACAAAAAGTAATAGTACAGGAAACACatcctgaaaaaaagaaagattaaaatgaatgtgtaaatagattattaaaataaatgtatgtgtatgatTTATTTCCATTTGGAATAACTAGTGAAACACATACCGCTTTGGGGCGAAAATCTATAAATCTCCATTGTCTCTGACAGTAAGGAAGTGGCAATACAGTAAGGGCATTGTCATCTGAAAAATGAGTCCATCTCTGTTGTGGCTGCCGAGAAGCCGACCAGTTCTCCTTACCTTCCCTCTACACAGGAAAGCCATTAATGTGCACCACTGTTCCTGCTTGCCGCCGCCTCCTCCCACCACCGGGGCTTTCTCGTGGGCGAGCAGGCTGACGAAGCGCGCCGCCTGTCGAGGACTCTCCAACAGCCGGCCGGCCCGGAGGACACGCACGTAGGAACACACAGGCCTGTTGACGCCGTTCTCATCCTGTGGAGAGCACAGAGACGCAACCCACAGGTAATGGGACAGCCTGGAGCCGGGGATTCATTTGAAGAAGTTCAAGATTCAGTAGTCTCTAAACTGGTTAGGAATATGAGGAGTCCTCTCCCCACACCACTAACACATCTAACCAGTATGTGAGCagcaaatattaaattaattacattgTTCTGAAGAACTCCCTAGTCAGTGTCTGCATATATATGTAGCCCAATCCCTCTGCTATTCACTCCACAGGTCTATTGTTAATAAAAACTTTGTAAAGAAACTGCCTGATTAAAAAAGGTTGCAAAAGTATGTGATATAAAGTTTTAATACACATGTGCATTTAGACGAACCTGTGCAAAGATCTTGACCATTTTTGATTGGTGTGATGGACGTATCTCAAGGAACTCCCTCCACCACTGTTTGGCATAAACCAAGAAgagtctctccttctctgccgTCCTCTGCCTCTCCAGTGATTGCTGAACGAGAAACACATCAATGACTAAATACAGAGCTTTGATGTTTCTTTTACAGCGCTGCCGTTGTATCAACTCCGATCGATTCTCACCAGCATAAATGGAATTCTGTTGTGATGATTCACTATTAGTTCAAGGGTTTTACTTTATTCATGATTAATGAAGCAGATGAATaaacagaggacagacagataAAGAGACTCCAGTGAGCTGACCTGTGTGCTGATGATGTCAGCGGCCAGAGTCTCTGTGAGAGGAGGGTAGAGCTCCAGACTGACAGTCAAAACACCAGCTGGGACTTTGCATTCACTTcctggtgacacacacacacacacacacacacaaaagcagacACTGCTTCATTGTAAGCCAGCTACAAATATAATGAAACAGCATACGCAGTCGGTtagaatatattaaaattatgtaatataaatgagttatattacatttatagtGTAATTCATAATGCTTTCTAACAGGCAACATACAGGATGGATGTGTGAATAAAAGCATTTGTAAACAAAATCTTCTTAATTACAACAGATGATGCAAGTGGTTACATAGTAGGATGACTAATAGCGCAACAGTGTTATAATTACAGCTAGTTTTCTGTCCCTGCGATTTCAGCCTGATGTGAAGAAGAATTTAACCAAACAATCTCTGTGTGCACAGTTGCATTCAGGTACATTAGCTGAAGAAACAGGAAGGTTTAGTGGTCTCCCAGAAGAGAAAAGGCTTTGTTTGTTATGTGATTAAGGTGAGACAGAAGATTAAGTCCATTTTTCAGTCTTATTTCTTAGTGTATGATAATTTAAGGGttatcttttttaaataaatgaaatgtctgCCACACATAACCTTTGTGTGACAGATTTACTATTTAGTTTGGAATTTAATGTTAAAGGAGcactattatactgcatttccagtcctatattgtagttctgtgactcctgtatgggagctttgcatgattcaaagttcaaataaaaaaaatttcatatAGGCCttaatttcagcctctgtctgaaacaagctcctgtctctttacttatcacttaggggtgtactcacctTTGTTGcgagcggtttagacattaatggctgagtgatgtgttattttgaggggaaagcaaatttacactgttatacaagctgtaaacTCACTACTTGTAGCAAAGCGTCATTTATTCAGtgtttgtgagatactgtatatgtacatgACACAATAAACTACTCTACTCTGCTCTAACCTGCCAATGAACTGCATTCATCATTCTTCACTTTTAGCCATAGAGGTGTTACCTTATAAAATACATGAATAATTCACTCTTGTAGTTACTGCAGCAGAATCACCCTTCCTCACCAACTCCCATCAGCTCCACAGCAAAGCAGGTCTTCCCACTGGGCGAGCTGAGCACTGCCCTCCAGTCCAGGAAGTAGGACGAGACCAGCGTTGTCTCACTGGAGGTGTCAGTCTTGATCAGTACCAAGTGAACCGGGTCACACATAGACAGCATGGTGGTCGCATCCGCCATTTTACTGCCCTCTCCTGCAGTgccaaaagtaaaaacaaacgtACAAACACAGTACTGACGATGTATTAGGCAACATGAAGCAAGAGCATAACAACCGTTGGTCCTGACTGACACCAACAGTGCCAATTGAAACGTACCTATGCCATCTCTGTGGATCTCTAAGAGGAAGCCCTCCTTCAGGTCAGGTTCGCAGGCACAGGGCACTGGCTTTGAGCGAAACCTCTGGTTGCGGAAGTGTAGGTAGAGCATAAATGTAGAACACACCTGACCAGGTAAAGGCTCTGGCTCCTGAAGGTGCTCCAGAAAGGCCTTACCACCAAGCACTTGGAGATACAGGTACCGCCTGGATGGATCGATGTTGGCTGAGAGAATGACAAAGAACAAGCACAACGTGAGTGGAGGAAAATAGGCTATGCTATTATGTTGGTTTATTCGGGACTCTAAATGGTGTTTCTTACTTTTTTCCAGATGTGTAATATTCTTATCAACAAAGTGAGTCGCAGGTTTTGAAGGTGATCCTGTTTCTGTGGATCCTTCCTACCAAAGCATACCAACATGACAAAAGGACCAAGAGTCAGCAGGTGACTGACTTTATACAATTCATACAGTGGAGAAATCGTTAAAGTTTTTTACATTAAGTTAGGAAGAGTCAATTTTCACTTGAATGAATTGAAGTGAACTGCTCTCAACCTAATCATTAACTATGTCAGTCTAAAAATTGCTGGCCAACCTGGGTAAAATGTAGGTCCTTCATCACATCATCTATGATGCCCCTGCGCTGCAGAGCACGTAGGAAATCTGCCTCAGACAGAGATCGATGTGCTGGACCTTGGTCATCCCTCACAGTCTCAGCCAGCACCTCTCGGATCTTCCCGTGGATATCCATCTGATAACCAggagacacaaaataaacatcacattCCCATACACTTAAACAAAGAGCCGCAAAGAGATGTCTCAGAGCTCACCAACCTTCTATGACATATCTGAATAGCTTCTTAAGACAGACTCCTTTTCATGTAAGGTTATTTGTTTATCTGTGGCTTTCCCCACCCCACAGCGAATTCACGATTAATAAAAATGCCGGCCTGATGAGAAAGATTTTTTAGGTGGTCCTACAAGAAGGAATTCAAACAAACAATAGTTTTGAACTGTGTAAATATAGCGGCACCAACAAGTTTTTGTGAAGCTTAATATTTCCCAcccatgttttctgttgtgtAAGTGTAATTGCAGGATCAAAATAGAATATGCTTTTCAGACATGAATATCTTCATGTAAACACATAAAGCAGCTCCAGTTACAAGGACAAAAACAATAAGAATACAAAATAGCCTCAAATATTCCTGTATCAGTGCATCTCTACCTACTGCTACTCATCTGACCTATTTTGCACATTGACAAAAGGTGGAAACAACTGAATAATGTTTCAAATAACGACATACATACAGCCGAACTTAATAAAAGACGAAGTTAAGTGGTGCTAGATCGTAAATTGATTCATCGTGTGAGCACTTTTGTCAATACGCAAGTAAACATTAATTTGCTATATATTTGAATGGCATTTGGCGCAATCCGTTGTTCCTGTCTTCCTTCAAGACAACACAAATGCGTAACTGCTAAACAATGTGTCTAAAGAATTACAGGACACAAACGGACTTTTGTTAAATAACGCAACACATTTAACCTTAAGGAAATAAAAGCTTTGCAGTTCGCTCACCTTGAGCAGATGGTTGTGAATGATTTGCTTCAGCTCGGAAGCTTTCTCTGGAGGCAGAGACATTACAGTTGATGAGCCCTCGCTAGCTAGTTTGCGTCCAAAAATAGCTTAGTAAGTTAACCGGGTGCTATCGGGAACTACCAACAACTGTAGTTATCGTTTATGAGCAACATTTGATCCTTGTAAACATTTGTTGTCAGTAAGACAACCAAATTTTTTGGACAGCCAATGGATGATCCCAACTACCCGTTTAAACTGTGGCGGAAAGTC from Micropterus dolomieu isolate WLL.071019.BEF.003 ecotype Adirondacks linkage group LG03, ASM2129224v1, whole genome shotgun sequence harbors:
- the cep76 gene encoding centrosomal protein of 76 kDa isoform X2, which translates into the protein MDIHGKIREVLAETVRDDQGPAHRSLSEADFLRALQRRGIIDDVMKDLHFTQEGSTETGSPSKPATHFVDKNITHLEKTNIDPSRRYLYLQVLGGKAFLEHLQEPEPLPGQVCSTFMLYLHFRNQRFRSKPVPCACEPDLKEGFLLEIHRDGIGEGSKMADATTMLSMCDPVHLVLIKTDTSSETTLVSSYFLDWRAVLSSPSGKTCFAVELMGVGSECKVPAGVLTVSLELYPPLTETLAADIISTQQSLERQRTAEKERLFLVYAKQWWREFLEIRPSHQSKMVKIFAQDENGVNRPVCSYVRVLRAGRLLESPRQAARFVSLLAHEKAPVVGGGGGKQEQWCTLMAFLCRGKGDCEDHATLLCSLLLGFGLDAYVCVGTKAKGMPHTWVLTRGTDGSITFWESLTAHRYLHQAIDPDAPPLAPQPKPSSPYRTVGCVFNHQTFLANCQPSDAVELCVFDFQNQSRWKAMSEEALKSVCAPGSTTSLPPLPPLCAPSVDSAAASNQLELEMRYLVSEHRKDLELATVWDDHLSYLLSSALSAYELERCTGVSCGNEEFQDAVRRAVPDGHTFKGFPIHFLHRNARRAFATCLRSPFCEEIVCCRGDHVRLAVRVRVFVYPENACAVWLMFACKYRSVL
- the cep76 gene encoding centrosomal protein of 76 kDa isoform X1 encodes the protein MSLPPEKASELKQIIHNHLLKMDIHGKIREVLAETVRDDQGPAHRSLSEADFLRALQRRGIIDDVMKDLHFTQEGSTETGSPSKPATHFVDKNITHLEKTNIDPSRRYLYLQVLGGKAFLEHLQEPEPLPGQVCSTFMLYLHFRNQRFRSKPVPCACEPDLKEGFLLEIHRDGIGEGSKMADATTMLSMCDPVHLVLIKTDTSSETTLVSSYFLDWRAVLSSPSGKTCFAVELMGVGSECKVPAGVLTVSLELYPPLTETLAADIISTQQSLERQRTAEKERLFLVYAKQWWREFLEIRPSHQSKMVKIFAQDENGVNRPVCSYVRVLRAGRLLESPRQAARFVSLLAHEKAPVVGGGGGKQEQWCTLMAFLCRGKGDCEDHATLLCSLLLGFGLDAYVCVGTKAKGMPHTWVLTRGTDGSITFWESLTAHRYLHQAIDPDAPPLAPQPKPSSPYRTVGCVFNHQTFLANCQPSDAVELCVFDFQNQSRWKAMSEEALKSVCAPGSTTSLPPLPPLCAPSVDSAAASNQLELEMRYLVSEHRKDLELATVWDDHLSYLLSSALSAYELERCTGVSCGNEEFQDAVRRAVPDGHTFKGFPIHFLHRNARRAFATCLRSPFCEEIVCCRGDHVRLAVRVRVFVYPENACAVWLMFACKYRSVL